The proteins below come from a single Triticum aestivum cultivar Chinese Spring chromosome 5D, IWGSC CS RefSeq v2.1, whole genome shotgun sequence genomic window:
- the LOC123122228 gene encoding ycf49-like protein, which translates to MASLRLVAALAPSPPPPSRREPPPPAARLARGVALAAAAATVAAAAASPPALAALAEPANALSLPTWAVHVSSVAEWVTAMALVWDYGERTGLKGWKGLSWGMVPLLGGAMCACTWHFFYNSESLEILVAIQGALTVIGNITMCIAAYRIYKGSQESTNSDSP; encoded by the exons ATGGCGTCTCTCCGGCTCGTGGCAGCACTGGCGCCCTCTCCCCCGCCCCCATCTCGGCGGgagcctccgccgcccgcggcccgcctGGCGAGGGGCGTCGCCCTCGCGGCGGCCGCCGCCACCGTGGCCGCGGCCGCGGCCTCCCCGCCGGCGCTCGCGGCGCTGGCCGAGCCGGCGAACGCGCTGTCGCTGCCCACCTGGGCCGTCCACGTCTCCAGCGTCGCCGAGTG GGTGACGGCGATGGCGTTGGTCTGGGATTACGGGGAGCGCACGGGGCTGAAGGGCTGGAAGGGCCTCTCATGGGGAATG GTTCCACTTCTCGGTGGAGCGATGTGCGCGTGCACCTGGCATTTCTTCTACAATTCAGAGTCTCTCGAG ATACTTGTGGCGATTCAAGGTGCTCTAACGGTGATCGGTAACATAACAATGTGCATAGCCGCGTACCGCATCTACAAAGGGTCGCAAGAAAGCACTAACAGCGACAGTCCATAG
- the LOC123122227 gene encoding probable sodium/metabolite cotransporter BASS5, chloroplastic: MAPAAAAAAVVRRAHFASSCLSAGRRPRGRADRVSLAPPAASPPRVSWEQGSGVPIRGRVWAKAGGSFEQDRSGVGAASPSPPQGVEEGRVDFLKILKSANSIIPHVVLGSTILALLYPPSFTWFTTRYYAPALGFLMFAVGVNSSVKDFIEAIKRPDAIAAGYIGQFIAKPFFGFLFGTLAVMTFNLPTAVGAGIMLVSCVSGAQLSNYATFLTDPHMAPLSIVMTSLSTASAVFFTPTLSYLLIGKKLPVDVVGMMSSIVQIVVAPIAAGLLLNRFLPRLCSAIQPFLPPLSVFVTALCVGSPLAINIKAVLSPYGLSIVFLLFAFHTTSFVAGYHLAGTWFRKSADVKALQRTISFETGMQSSLLALALANRFFPDPLVGVPPAVSVVLMSLMGFGLVMLWSKKTQV; encoded by the exons AtggcaccagccgccgccgccgccgccgtcgtcaggcGGGCCCACTTCGCCAGCTCCTGCCTGTCGGCCGGCCGGCGGCCCCGCGGGAGGGCGGATCGCGTCTCGCTGGCTCCCCCCGCGGCCTCGCCGCCGCGCGTTTCGTGGG AGCAGGGATCTGGGGTGCCCATCAGGGGACGAGTCTGGGCCAAGGCCGGTGGTTCGTTCGAGCAAGATCGCAGTGGGGTGGGCGCTGCGTCACCTTCTCCTCCTCAG GGTGTGGAGGAGGGCAGAGTTGATTTTCTCAAGATTCTGAAGAGTGCCAACTCCATTATTCCCCATGTAGTGCTGGGGAGCACCATCCTCGCGCTGCTGTACCCACCTTCGTTTACATGGTTCACGACCCG ATACTACGCACCAGCATTGGGGTTCTTGATGTTTGCTGTAGGTGTCAATTCAAGCGTTAAGGACTTCATTGAAGCAATAAAAAGGCCAGATGCTATCGCTGCTGGCTATATTGGACAGTTTATTGCCAAGCCTTTCTTTGGATTCCTCTTTGGCACTCTTGCAGTTATGACTTTCAACCTTCCTACTGCTGTAG GTGCTGGGATCATGTTGGTTTCATGTGTGAGCGGCGCACAACTGTCAAACTATGCAACGTTCCTGACAGATCCACATATGGCTCCCCTCAGCATTGTTATGACATCACTGTCGACAGCTAGTGCGGTTTTTTTTACCCCAACTTTATCTTACTTGCTTATCGGCAAGAAATTACCTGTTGACGTCGTAGGAATGATGTCCAGCATTGTCCAAATAGTGGTTGCTCCAATTGCAGCTGGATTGCTTCTGAATAG ATTTCTCCCAAGACTCTGTTCGGCTATTCAGCCATTTCTCCCTCCACTATCGGTGTTTGTGACTGCTTTatgtgttggctcaccattggctATAAATATCAAGGCTGTTTTGTCACCGTATGGACTATCCATTGTGTTTCTGCTTTTTGCATTCCATACAACATCTTTTGTAGCTGGGTATCATCTTGCTGGTACTTGGTTCCGCAAATCAGCTGATGTGAAGGCCCTGCAAAGAACGATATCTTTTGAGACAG GGATGCAAAGTAGCCTTCTTGCTCTTGCTTTAGCAAACAGGTTCTTCCCAGACCCTCTGGTGGGAGTGCCTCCAGCAGTATCA GTTGTGCTGATGTCCCTGATGGGGTTTGGTCTTGTCATGTTATGGTCCAAGAAAACACAAGTGTAG